One genomic region from Eptesicus fuscus isolate TK198812 chromosome 4, DD_ASM_mEF_20220401, whole genome shotgun sequence encodes:
- the SLC12A9 gene encoding solute carrier family 12 member 9 isoform X3, whose product MASENSPLLAYRLLGEEGVAFPANGAGGLGGESARKLSTFLGVVVPTVLSMFSIVVFLRIGFVVGHAGLLQALAMLLVAYIILALTVLSVCAIATNGAVRGGGAYFMISRTLGPEVGGSIGLMFYLANVCGCAVSLLGLVESMLDVFGADATGSSGLRVLPQGYGWSLLYGSLLLGLVGGVCTLGAGLYARASFLTFLLVSGSLASVLVSFVAVGPRVIQLTPRPGPNGSSLPPQVGHFTGFNSSTLKANLGAGYAKDYTTGAMMTFASVFAVLFNGCTGIMAGANMSGELKDPSRAIPLGTIVAVAYTFFIYILLFFLSSFTCDRTLLQEDYGFFRAISLWPPLVLIGIYATSISASMSSLIGASRILHALAQDDLFGMILAPAKVVSQGGNPWGAVLYSWGLVQLVLLAGKLNTLAAVVTVFYLVAYAAVDLSCLSLEWASAPNFRPTFSLFSWHTCLLGVASCLLMMFLISPGAAGGSLLLMGLLCALLTARGGPSSWGYVSQALLFHQVRKYLLRLDVRKDHVKFWRPQLLLLVGNPRGALPLLRLANQLKKGGLYVLGHVILGDLDCLPSDPVQPQYGAWLSLVDRAQVKAFVDLTLSPSVRQGAQHLLRISGLGGMKPNTLVLGFYDDAVPQDHFLTDPAFSEPANGTQEGGSPALSTLFPPPRAPGSPRALSPQDYVATVVDALKMNKNVVLARACGALPPERLSRGSGSTSQQHHVDVWPLNLLRPRGGPGYVDVCGLFLLQMATILGMVPAWHSARLRIFLCLGPQEAPGAAEGRLRALLSQLRIRAEVQEVVWGDGAGSGEPEEEEEGDFVNSRRGDSEAEALACSANCLVRAQQGRGRGGGPGGPEGGDGEEGPTTALTFLYLPRPPADPARYPHYLALLEILSRDLGPTLLIHGVTPVTCTDL is encoded by the exons ATGGCCAGTGAAAACTCTCCTTTGCTGGCCTACcggctcctgggggaggagggggttgcCTTCCCTGCTAACGGGGCTGGAGGACTTGGAGGTGAATCTGCCCGGAAGCTCTCCACCTTCCTGGGTGTGGTGGTGCCCACCGTCCTGTCCATGTTCAGTATAGTTGTCTTCCTGAGGATTG GGTTCGTGGTGGGCCATGCTGGGCTGCTGCAGGCTTTGGCCATGCTCTTGGTTGCCTACATCATCCTGGCGCTCACTGTCCTCTCTGTCTGTGCCATTGCCACCAACGGAGCTGTTCGGGGCGGTGGAGCCTACT TCATGATCAGCCGCACCCTGGGACCTGAGGTTGGAGGCAGCATCGGCCTCATGTTCTACCTGGCTAATGTCTGTGGCTGTGCTGTCTCCCTGTTGGGGCTGGTGGAGTCCATGCTTGATGTCTTCGGGGCTG ATGCCACCGGGTCCAGTGGGCTCCGAGTCCTGCCCCAGGGCTACGGCTGGAGTTTGCTTTATGGCTCCCTGCTTCTGGGCCTGGTGGGTGGGGTCTGCACGCTGGGGGCTGGCCTTTATGCCCGTGCCTCCTTCCTCACATTCCTGCTGGTCTCTGGTTCCCTGGCCTCAGTGCTGGTCAGCTTTGTGGCTGTGGGGCCCAGGGTCATCCAGTTGACCCCTCGGCCTGGCCCCAATGGctcctccctgccaccccagGTTGGCCACTTCACCGGCTTCAATAGCAGCACCCTGAAGGCCAACTTGGGCG CTGGCTACGCAAAGGACTACACCACCGGGGCCATGATGACCTTTGCCAGCGTTTTTGCCGTCCTTTTTAATGGCTGCACAGGCATCATGGCTGGGGCCAACATGTCTG gAGAGCTGAAGGACCCCAGCCGGGCGATTCCTCTGGGCACCATTGTAGCTGTTGCCTACACCTTTTTCATCTACatcctgcttttcttcctctccagCTTTACCTGTGACag GACCCTGCTGCAGGAGGATTATGGGTTCTTTCGTGCCATCAGCCTGTGGCCCCCACTGGTGTTGATCGGCATCTATGCCACATCCATCTCGGCCTCCATGAGCTCCCTTATTGGTGCCTCCCGCATCCTCCACGCCCTGGCCCAGGACGACCTCTTTG GAATGATTTTGGCACCAGCCAAGGTGGTATCCCAAGGGGGGAACCCCTGGGGGGCCGTGCTGTATTCATGGGGCCTGGTGCAG CTCGTGCTCCTAGCTGGGAAGCTGAACACACTGGCTGCCGTGGTTACTGTCTTCTACTTGGTGGCCTATGCTGCAGTGGACCTGTCCTGCCTGAGCCTGGAGTGGGCCTCGGCCCCCAACTTCCG CCCCACCTTCAGCCTGTTCTCCTGGCACACCTGCTTGCTGGGGGTAGCCTCCTGCCTACTCATGATGTTTCTCATCAGCCCTGGGGCCGCAGGCGGCTCCCTGCTGCTCATGGGCCTGCTTTGTGCCCTGCTCACAGCTCGAGGCggccccagcagctggggctACGTCAGCCAGGCCTTGCTTTTTCACCAG GTGCGTAAATACCTGCTTCGACTGGACGTGCGGAAGGATCATGTGAAATTCTGGAGaccccagctgctgctcctggtGGGGAACCCCCGGGGCGCCCTTCCTCTCCTTCGGTTGGCCAACCAGCTCAAGAAGGGAGGCCTCTATGTGCTGGGCCACGTCATTCTGGGAGACCTTG ACTGCCTGCCCTCGGACCCTGTGCAGCCACAGTATGGGGCGTGGCTGAGCCTTGTGGACCGGGCCCAAGTGAAAGCCTTTGTGGACCTCACCCTCTCACCCTCTGTGCGCCAGGGGGCTCAGCATCTGCTGCGGATCTCAGGCCTTG gtGGCATGAAGCCCAACACGTTGGTCCTGGGTTTCTACGATGATGCTGTACCCCAGGATCACTTCCTGACAGACCCGGCTTTCTCTGAGCCTGCTAATGGTACCCAGGAGGGCGGGTCCCcagccctgagtaccctgttccCTCCACCCCGGGCTCCTGGGAGCCCCCGAGCTCTAAGTCCTCAGGACTACGTGGCCACAGTGGTAGACGCCCTCAAGATGAACAAGAATGTGGTTCTGGCAAGGGCCTGCGGGGCCCTGCCCCCTGAGCGGCTGAGCCGGGGGTCCGGCAGTACCTCTCAGCAGCATCATGTGGATGTGTGGCCCCTCAACCTGCTGCGGCCTCGGGGTGGCCCTGGCTACGTGGACGTCTGTGGCCTCTTCCTGCTGCAGATGGCAACCATCTTGGGCATGGTACCTGCTTGGCACAGTGCCCGGCTCCGGATCTTCTTGTGCCTTGGGCCTCAAGAGGCCCCCGGGGCTGCTGAGGGGCGTCTTCGGGCACTGCTGAGCCAGCTGAGGATCCGggctgaggtgcaggaggtggtgtggggtgatggggctgggtCCGGAgagcctgaggaggaggaggaaggggacttTGTGAACAGCAGGCGGGGAGACTCTGAGGCAGAGGCCCTGGCATGCAGCGCCAATTGCCTGGTTCGGGCCCAGCAAGGGCGTGGCAGAGGAGGAGGGCCTGGTGGGCCTGAGGGTGGGGATGGTGAGGAGGGGCCCACCACGGCTCTCACCTTCCTGTACTTGCCGCGGCCACCTGCTGATCCCGCCCGATACCCCCACTACCTGGCACTGCTGGAGATTCTGAGCCGAGATCTGGGCCCCACGCTGCTCATTCATGGTGTCACTCCTGTCACTTGCACTGATCTCTGA
- the EPHB4 gene encoding ephrin type-B receptor 4 has translation MELRALLCWASLAAALEETLLNTKLETADLKWVTFPQVDGQWEELSGLDEEQHSVRTYEVCDVQRAPGLAYWLRTGWVPRRGAVHVYATLRFTMLECLSLPRAGRSCKETFTVFYFESDANTATALTPAWMENPYIKVDTVAAEHLTRKRPGAEATGKVNVKTLRLGPLTKAGFYLAFQDQGACMALLSLHLFYKKCAQLTVNLTRFPETVPPELVVPVAGSCVADAVPASGPSPSLYCREDGQWAEQPVTGCSCAPGFEAAEGNTRCRACAQGTFKPLSGEGSCQPCPANSHSNTIGSPICQCRVGYLRARTDPRGAPCTTPPSAPRSVVSRLNGSSLRLEWSAPLESGGREDLTYALRCRECRPGGSCTPCGGDLTFDPGPRDLVEPWVTIRGLRPDFTYTFEVTALNGVSSLATGPVPFEAVNVTTDREVPPPVSDIRVTRSSPSSLSLAWTVPRAPSGAVLDYEVKYHEKGAEGPSSIRFLKTSDNRAELQGLKRGASYLIQVRARSEAGYGPFGQEHHSQTQLDEKESWREQLALIAGTAVVGVVLVLVVIVIAVLCLRKQSSGREAEYSDKHGQYLIGHGTKVYIDPFTYEDPNEAVREFAKEIDVSYVKIEEVIGAGEFGEVCRGRLKAPGKKESCVAIKTLKGGYTERQRREFLSEASIMGQFEHPNIIRLEGVVTNSMPVMILTEFMENGALDSFLRLNDGQFTVIQLVGMLRGIASGMRYLAEMSYVHRDLAARNILVNSNLVCKVSDFGLSRFLEENSSDPTYTSSLGGKIPIRWTAPEAIAFRKFTSASDAWSYGIVMWEVMSFGERPYWDMSNQDVINAIEQDYRLPPPPDCPTSLHQLMLDCWQKDRNARPRFPQVVSALDKMIRNPASLKIVARENGGASHPLLDQRQPHYSAFGSVGEWLRAIKMGRYEESFAAAGFGSFELVSQISAEDLLRIGVTLAGHQKKILASVQHMKSQAKPGAPGGSGAPAPQY, from the exons ATGGAGCTCCGGGCTTTGCTCTGCTGGGCTTCACTCGCAGCCGCTTTAGAAG AGACTCTACTGAACACAAAATTGGAAACTGCCGATCTGAAGTGGGTGACGTTTCCTCAGGTGGACGGGCAG TGGGAGGAGCTGAGCGGCCTGGATGAGGAGCAGCACAGCGTTAGGACCTACGAGGTGTGTGATGTGCAgcgagccccaggcctggcctacTGGCTGCGCACAGGTTGGGTCCCCCGGCGAGGTGCTGTCCACGTGTACGCCACACTGCGCTTCACCATGCTCGAGTGCCTGTCCCTGCCCCGAGCTGGGCGCTCCTGCAAGGAGACCTTTACAGTCTTCTACTTCGAGAGTGATGCCAACACGGCCACAGCCCTCACGCCAGCCTGGATGGAGAACCCTTACATCAAG GTAGACACAGTGGCTGCTGAGCATCTGACCCGGAAGCGTCCTGGGGCTGAGGCAACTGGGAAAGTGAACGTCAAGACGCTGCGTCTGGGCCCGCTCACCAAAGCTGGCTTCTACCTGGCTTTCCAGGACCAGGGCGCCTGCATGGCCCTGCTGTCCCTGCACCTCTTCTACAAGAAGTGTGCCCAGCTGACGGTCAACCTCACCCGCTTCCCGGAGACCGTGCCTCCTGAGCTCGTGGTGCCCGTGGCAGGAAGCTGTGTGGCTGATGCTGTCCCTGCCTCTGGCCCCAGTCCCAGCCTCTACTGCCGGGAGGATGGCCAGTGGGCTGAGCAGCCGGTCACGGGCTGCAGCTGTGCTCCGGGGTTCGAGGCCGCCGAGGGGAATACCAGGTGCCGAG CCTGTGCCCAGGGCACCTTCAAGCCTCTGTCTGGGGAGGGGTCCTGCCAGCCATGCCCAGCCAACAGCCATTCCAACACCATTGGCTCACCCATCTGCCAGTGCCGCGTAGGGTACTTACGGGCCCGCACAGACCCCCGGGGTGCACCCTGTACCA CCCCGCCATCGGCTCCAAGAAGTGTGGTTTCCCGCTTAAATGGTTCCTCCCTGCGCCTGGAGTGGAGTGCCCCCCTCGAGTCAGGTGGCCGGGAGGACCTCACCTATGCACTCCGCTGCCGCGAGTGCCGGCCTGGGGGGTCCTGCACACCCTGTGGAGGAGACCTGACCTTCGACCCTGGCCCCCGGGATTTGGTGGAGCCCTGGGTCACCATTCGAGGGCTGCGTCCTGACTTCACCTATACCTTTGAGGTCACTGCCTTGAATGGGGTATCTTCCTTAGCCACCGGGCCCGTCCCGTTTGAGGCTGTGAATGTCACCACTGACCGTGAGG TGCCACCCCCAGTATCCGACATCCGGGTGACTCGGTCCTCACCTAGCAGCTTGAGCCTGGCCTGGACTGTTCCCCGGGCACCCAGTGGAGCAGTGCTGGACTATGAGGTCAAGTACCATGAGAAG GGTGCAGAGGGCCCCAGCAGCATTCGGTTCCTGAAGACATCGGACAACAGGGCAGAGCTGCAGGGCCTGAAGCGGGGAGCCAGCTACCTGATCCAGGTGCGGGCACGCTCTGAGGCTGGCTATGGACCCTTCGGCCAGGAGCACCATAGCCAGACCCAGCTGGATG AAAAGGAGAGCTGGCGGGAGcagctggccctgattgcaggcaccgcggtggtgggtgtggtgctGGTTCTGGTGGTTATTGTCATCGCAGTTCTTTGCCTCAG GAAGCAGAGCAGTGGGAGAGAAGCTGAATACTCAGATAAACACGGACAGTATCTCATTGGCCACG GTACTAAGGTCTACATTGATCCCTTCACTTATGAAGACCCTAATGAAGCTGTGAGGGAATTTGCAAAAGAGATCGACGTCTCCTATGTCAAGATTGAGGAGGTGATTGGTGCAG GTGAGTTTGGGGAGGTGTGCCGGGGGCGACTTAAGGCCCCGGGGAAGAAGGAGAGCTGCGTGGCCATCAAGACCCTGAAGGGTGGTTACACAGAGCGGCAGCGGCGTGAGTTCCTGAGCGAGGCCTCCATCATGGGCCAGTTCGAGCACCCCAACATCATCCGTCTGGAGGGCGTGGTTACCAACAGCATGCCAGTCATGATTCTTACTGAATTTATGGAGAACGGTGCCCTGGACTCCTTCCTGCGG TTGAACGATGGACAGTTCACTGTCATCCAACTGGTGGGCATGTTACGGGGCATTGCCTCAGGCATGCGGTACCTTGCTGAGATGAGCTACGTTCACCGTGACCTGGCTGCCCGAAACATCCTGGTCAACAGCAACCTTGTCTGCAAGGTTTCAGACTTTGGCCTTTCCCGATTCCTGGAGGAGAACTCTTCTGACCCCACCTACACGAGCTCTCTG ggaggaaagatTCCCATCCGATGGACAGCCCCTGAGGCCATTGCCTTCCGGAAGTTCACATCTGCCAGTGATGCCTGGAGTTATGGGATTGTGATGTGGGAGGTCATGTCTTTTGGGGAGCGGCCATACTGGGACATGAGCAATCAGGAT GTGATCAATGCCATTGAACAGGACTACCGgctaccccctcccccagactgccccacctccctgcacCAGCTCATGCTGGACTGTTGGCAGAAGGACCGGAATGCACGGCCCCGcttcccccaggtggtcagtgccctcGACAAGATGATTCGGAACCCTGCCAGCCTCAAAATCGTGGCCAGGGAGAACGGCGG GgcctcacacccactgctggatCAGCGGCAGCCTCACTACTCAGCTTTTGGCTCTGTGGGTGAGTGGCTTCGAGCCATCAAAATGGGAAGATACGAAGAAAGTTTTGCAGCTGCTGGGTTTGGCTCCTTCGAGCTGGTCAGCCAGATTTCCGCTGA GGACCTGCTCCGAATAGGAGTCACTCTGGCGGGACACCAGAAGAAAATCCTGGCCAGTGTCCAGCACATGAAGTCCCAGGCCAAACCTGGAGCCCCAGGGGGGTCGGGAGCACCAGCCCCCCAATACTGA